TTTCCCGGTCGGCACTGGAAGCCCTGGCAATTGTGAGTTATAAACAGCCCATTACCAGAGCAGATATTGAAAAAATTCGAGGCGTAGAAACCTCTGGTGTGTTGCGTACCCTCCTGGATCAGAAGTTAATTCGAATCGTTGGACGGCAGGATATCCCGGGCCGACCGATTTTGTATGGAACCGGCAAACAGTTTCTTCAGCGTTTTGGACTGCGGGACTTACGAGATTTACCTCCGCTGAAAGAACTCAAAGAGTTGGGTAGCCCGGAACAATTTCCTATGGAGCTTCCTTTTGCCCCTGAGGAACAGGAGGGAGAAGCCCGGGTGTCCGATCTTTCTGCTTAAATCGACCGTGAGGCCACGCGTCCTGCTGTGGTCTGTGTGTTTTCCTTCCTGTGTTCTCTCTGACAAGGGTTGTGCGTCATTCTCATAGGGAGCAGAATGAGTTCCTATGCCGTTGTTGTTACCTGAAAAGAAATCTTCTTTGGGGCCCGATTTAGCCAAAAAATTGGGCCAGGATAAAGTTCGGTGGGATTGGGCCACGCTGAAAGCCTATTCCGTCGATGCCAGTATCTACAAAATTCCGCCACAGGTTGTTGTGCTTCCTGAAACAGAGGAAGACATTGATGCCGTGATGGAGTATGCCGTCAAGGTTGGAGTTCCTCTGACTCCACGGGCCGCCGGAACGAATCTGACCGGATCAGCCATTGGAGCCGGCATTATCGTGGATATCTCCCGAATGAATCGATTGCTGGAAGTGAATCGCGACGAGCAGTGGGCGCGAGTGCAACCAGGCCTGGTGTTATCCGAATTCAATAAGCAGTTGGCCCCTATGGGGTTGATGTATGGGCCGGATCCTTCAAGCGGGGATATGTGCAAATTAGGTGGTATGTTGGGCAACAATTCGGCCGGTCCGCATACGCTTCGCTATGGATCGGTCAAGGACAACGTTCATTCTCTCCGGATTCGGCTGCTTACTGAGGGTTGGCTTGACGCTCAATCTGTTTCTATTGGAGGCCCGGCTCATGCATCCTTGTTGAAAGGGTTTCCATCCCTAAAGGCGGTGTGGACCATGATGCAAGAGGACCAAGCGTTGATCCGCGCCAGGCGTCCGAAGGTGAGTAAAAACAGTTCCGGCTATAACATCTTTGATTTGGTCGATGGACTGGAACGGGGCGTATTGGACGTTCCAAAATTATTTATCGGGAGCGAGGGAACACTTGGCATTATGAGTGAAGCAACCGTCAAGTTGGTTAAACGCCCTGATGCCACCGTGACGGGTCTCATTCATTTTCGACATCTGGATGGTATGGGCGAATCGGTTCCCCACTTATTGGAGTTGAACCCCAATGCCTTGGAGGTGATGGATGGAAATTCGTTAGATTTGATCGGGCGAAATCGCTATGGCATTCCATCGGATGCAGCGGCGACACTGCTCATTGAATTTGATGAAGGCGGAGGCGCAGACCGTCGTCATCGTTTGATGGAGATGTGCCAAAGATTTCCGATCACCGGGAAGGTGAGGTTGGCGTCTGATCCAGCCCAGCAAGGGGAATTGTGGAAAGCCCGCAAGGCATTGTTTCCGATGCTCTATCGATTTGATCCTCAAAAAAAGCCCATCAATTTTGTCGATGATGTGGTCGTGCCGGCCGCACGCACCGGTGAGTTGATCCGGTATCTGGAAGAGTACTTTGGAGGACGATCGGTGCCGGTCGCCATATTTGGACATGTGGGAAATGGCAATGCTCATATTGTGCCGCTGCTTGATTTGCACAATCAACATGATGTTGATGCCATGGTCGAGGCTCACCGGGAGATTCACCAGACTGTCTTAGACCGGTTTGACGGATCAATTTGTGGAGAGCATGGAGACGGGCGTATTCGCGCCGAGACCGTTCGCTTGATGTATGGAGAAGAGGTGTATCACATTTTTGTTCGAGTGAAGCAGGCGTTCGATCCACAGGGCATGATGAATCCCGGTGTGAAAATCAGTGATACCTCGTTTACGGAACATATTGATGTGGAGCGCATGGGCAAACCCTGTGCAACGTGCGCAAAATGTAATTCCGTGTGTCCGGTGTATGATGTGTTTCAGTCTGAAGATATGAGTGCGCGCGGATGGTTCGAGATTGTAACGGCTTCGGATTACTCGTATCTTCAATCGGAACGGGTCGTCGACGCCTGTTTGAATTGCAAGTCCTGCCGGACTATTTGTCCGGCCGGTGTCGATGTGTCCGAACTGATTCTGCAACGACGGGCGGAGCATCCCAATGGGCTGGCCGCTTGGGTGTTTGCCCTCCATGCCCGTCAATGGATTTTTCATCCCCTGTTGAAATTTATGGCATGGACCCAATCTTTTTGGGATCGTCCGGTTCTTCGAGGCATGTTGGAAAAACTGACTGGCCCGGTATTGCGAAAGTTGGCTCCCACGGCAAAGATTCCCCGAGATATGGTTCTGCCGACGTTTGCTAAACGGCATTTACGTGATCGGTATCCTGAACTGTGTCATTCTGAACATCTCCGGCAGGCCTCAATCGCGTATTTTCACGGGTGTGCGGCCAACTATTTTGAGGATGGAGTGGGGGATGCGGTGATCGGGCTTTTGGCTGACTACGGTGTGAAGGTCGCTCTTCCACCTCAACGATGCTCGGGGACGCCGATTGAAACCTACGGGTTACGGGATTTGGTAAAAGAAGGCGCGCGAGAAAATCTGGCTCACCTGGCACCGTATGCCACCGTGATTACCAGTTGTGCATCGTGCACGTTAAGTCTGAAGGATTATGCCAGGCTGTTTTCTGGAGAGCCGGAGGAGGCCGCAGCTATAGATCTATCCAAACGGGTGAAGCATATCTCTGAATTTCTTGTTGAACAGGGGATGTCGTCACCCAATATGCACTCAGCCCGGGTATCGGCCGATGGGAAGTTGGAGAAAGTGACGTACCATTCTTCGTGCCATCTTCGTGCCGCGGGTGTGTCCCAGGCTCCCAGGGACTTGTTAGCTTCTGTGGCTGACCTTGAATTTGTCGAAATGCAGGATGCCGATCGGTGCGCGGGCGGAGCGGGTACGTATATCGTCAAAAATTATGAAACCTCTCAGAAGATTTTCCAGCGTAAGAAGCGGGCTATTCAAGAGAGCGGGGCACAGGTGGTGGCAACGAGTTGCCCCGCATGTATGATTCAATTAAAAAATGGACTTCGTGGGATAGCGGAGGTTAAGCATATTGCGCAGGTCATGCGGGAGCATCCAGGGAGGAAGTAGAGGTATAAGATGGGGTGCTCTGGCGGGCTATCATTGTGATAGTTGGAACCGGGATGGATTTTCATTTTTGCATGAGGAACATCGAATGGTAAAAGTATTGATATTTGGCCTTGCGCTTCGTGAAGCGGTTGAAGACCCGGAAGTTGAAATCAGCTTGGAAAATGCCACCACAATTCGGCAATTGCTAGAGGATTTCCCCGATCACTTTCAAGGATTAATGCCTTTCCTCCAGGCCAATGAACTCATGTTGACAATTAATCAGAAAATCTCCACGTTGGAAGCCAAAGTGAAAAATGGGGACACCCTGAAAATCACTCACCAGGGAGGAGACAACCTTGCGGACGGTGCGATGTGGCAAAATCCTTAAAAGAGCACGGTATGCGATGCATCCTTATGTCTGGCAGGAGGAAAGTTTATGGACGAGTGAAAGTGCGGTTAGGTTGTCTTTTGTGAAGGAAGGGATGCCTCCTCGTCACATTTTTTGCAATTGAGGATGGTTTTGAGATGGGCACGACGTCCTTCTGGTGTCTGAACCCATGGGCGATAACTTAGGGGAGGTTGGTGTCGAACGTGCTGACCATGGCCGCAGGCCAGATCTGCCACCCAATCATCCGCGTCATCTTGATGAAACCCGATAATGGGCTGGTTCATTTTTCTCTCAAGTTTTTATGATGGGGACTATGATGGATCGTAAATTATTTGCCAAAGACATCCTTGAGTAAATCTGTAACGCGCGCTGCAGGGTTAGTCCTGATTTTTTGCTCTTCCTGGGCTAATGTGTGAAACAGCCCGTCCAAACTTTTTCCAACCACATAATCGTCCAGATCAAATGCCGGGACTTTGACAAACGGTAGCATCGTATATTGTCCCACCAATTCCTTGTATTGCGTGGTGACCCCGACTTGGCTCATTGTCTTCTCCACTTCAGGTTTAAACGCCTTGGCAAGTTGATCGCGTGTTTTACCTTGGAAATAATCAGTCGCAGCGGTATCTCCTCCATCCAGAATTTTCTTGGCATCGTCAAAGCTCATGTTGGTGACCGCATCTTTGAATATGGGTTTGGCCAAGGGAGCGGCCTGCTCGGCGGCCCGGTTCATACTAACCACCAACTCATCAACTTGGGGCCCGAATCCGGCCAGTTGAAGCGCTTTATCCATGGATTGAAGTTTTTCGGGCAGTAAGATTTTTATAGCTTCATTTTTTAAAAAGCCGTCTGTGTTACCAGTGAGTTTCACCGTATTTTCCGTTCCGACGATCAGAGCTTCTTTAAGGCCAGAAATTATTTTGTCATCTTCGAGGGTTTTTGCACCAGGCAGAGACAATTTATCGATCTCATTCAGAAAGTCCCCAAATTGTGCGAAGGCGATCTGCGGAAGGAGCAAGAGGAGAACACTCATGATGACGGGAGAAATGATCATTGTTCACTCCTTTTTTGAAAAAGGAAGAATGGACTAGGAGGGTAAATGGAGTAAAACTGGAATCGGGGGTAAAGAATATCAGAAGCGATGCATCTCATTCTCTTCCTGTGAGATGGGACCCACAAGGAAGAGGGGAGACGCTTGCGCCCTGGGATTATCCTGGGGAGGATAGACTAAAAAAACATAAGCAGTCTTCAAATCTCAGAAGGCAAAGTCCAGCTCTTCCTCGTGGGTGGGTCAAAAGCACCCTAGGAGTGTGAGATGCCTTAAAGTTAGGCTATAGGAGTACAACTCATCCCGGATCCCCTGCCTTTATTTGATGATGCTAAGGGCCTAGAGAGGAGTGGACGGGTTTTCTTTTTCATCGCCTCCCGTTGAGGGTTGAGGCGATTTTCCAGAATTACGGGATCAATGACTTCACCGCATTGCAGGCACCGTTTGGTCAGGATTTCCATTCCACCGGCATCGTAATTCACATTCATGCACCAATGGGAGACCATAAATCCTCCACATCGTGTACAGGTGTCCGAATGCCTTGGATCCACCGTTTTAGTGCTTGGAGCGGAGTGAGCTTCTTCTCGCTTAATGGGACTTTTCCCAAGTGTTGGGGTCTTTTTCTGTATTCCGAAATGTCCCATATGTATCTCCTTTTTACTGTTTATCATAACATATGTATTAAAACGTCTTGTTGATAGATATAGCTCTTTGATCTTAAGTCAAGATTAATCCAATATTAAAAAATTCTCATAATTGTATAATGAGAAACATCACTAACTCCCATAAATGTGAATAAACCTTTAATAATTATAGAGATTGAATATTAATATAGTACTAATTATTAAGTTAATTAATTTAAGTATAATTATCGTAAAGTAAAAATTTAATGAAGATGGTCCGAATGGGGCGTGGCTTTTAAAAGCCCCATAGGTGGGGGCCAAAAAACGT
Above is a window of Candidatus Nitrospira neomarina DNA encoding:
- a CDS encoding MoaD/ThiS family protein, with product MVKVLIFGLALREAVEDPEVEISLENATTIRQLLEDFPDHFQGLMPFLQANELMLTINQKISTLEAKVKNGDTLKITHQGGDNLADGAMWQNP
- a CDS encoding FAD-binding and (Fe-S)-binding domain-containing protein — encoded protein: MPLLLPEKKSSLGPDLAKKLGQDKVRWDWATLKAYSVDASIYKIPPQVVVLPETEEDIDAVMEYAVKVGVPLTPRAAGTNLTGSAIGAGIIVDISRMNRLLEVNRDEQWARVQPGLVLSEFNKQLAPMGLMYGPDPSSGDMCKLGGMLGNNSAGPHTLRYGSVKDNVHSLRIRLLTEGWLDAQSVSIGGPAHASLLKGFPSLKAVWTMMQEDQALIRARRPKVSKNSSGYNIFDLVDGLERGVLDVPKLFIGSEGTLGIMSEATVKLVKRPDATVTGLIHFRHLDGMGESVPHLLELNPNALEVMDGNSLDLIGRNRYGIPSDAAATLLIEFDEGGGADRRHRLMEMCQRFPITGKVRLASDPAQQGELWKARKALFPMLYRFDPQKKPINFVDDVVVPAARTGELIRYLEEYFGGRSVPVAIFGHVGNGNAHIVPLLDLHNQHDVDAMVEAHREIHQTVLDRFDGSICGEHGDGRIRAETVRLMYGEEVYHIFVRVKQAFDPQGMMNPGVKISDTSFTEHIDVERMGKPCATCAKCNSVCPVYDVFQSEDMSARGWFEIVTASDYSYLQSERVVDACLNCKSCRTICPAGVDVSELILQRRAEHPNGLAAWVFALHARQWIFHPLLKFMAWTQSFWDRPVLRGMLEKLTGPVLRKLAPTAKIPRDMVLPTFAKRHLRDRYPELCHSEHLRQASIAYFHGCAANYFEDGVGDAVIGLLADYGVKVALPPQRCSGTPIETYGLRDLVKEGARENLAHLAPYATVITSCASCTLSLKDYARLFSGEPEEAAAIDLSKRVKHISEFLVEQGMSSPNMHSARVSADGKLEKVTYHSSCHLRAAGVSQAPRDLLASVADLEFVEMQDADRCAGGAGTYIVKNYETSQKIFQRKKRAIQESGAQVVATSCPACMIQLKNGLRGIAEVKHIAQVMREHPGRK
- a CDS encoding DUF4197 domain-containing protein — protein: MIISPVIMSVLLLLLPQIAFAQFGDFLNEIDKLSLPGAKTLEDDKIISGLKEALIVGTENTVKLTGNTDGFLKNEAIKILLPEKLQSMDKALQLAGFGPQVDELVVSMNRAAEQAAPLAKPIFKDAVTNMSFDDAKKILDGGDTAATDYFQGKTRDQLAKAFKPEVEKTMSQVGVTTQYKELVGQYTMLPFVKVPAFDLDDYVVGKSLDGLFHTLAQEEQKIRTNPAARVTDLLKDVFGK
- a CDS encoding DUF3565 domain-containing protein, translating into MNQPIIGFHQDDADDWVADLACGHGQHVRHQPPLSYRPWVQTPEGRRAHLKTILNCKKCDEEASLPSQKTT